The following are encoded in a window of Arthrobacter sp. NicSoilB4 genomic DNA:
- a CDS encoding ribonuclease domain-containing protein — protein MKLQRLTALLALLAGLVVLAFVLAGLPQTGSAPPDAGQPATSLPGTSLPGTAQSPAPDVTNTSGLPEVRASELPDEARRTLALIARGGPYPYNRDDVTFGNFERILPRKSSGYYKEYTVPTPGESDRGARRIVAGKAGEKYYTADHYNSFTFIIEGK, from the coding sequence GTGAAGCTCCAGCGGCTGACGGCCCTGCTTGCCCTGCTGGCCGGGCTGGTGGTGCTGGCGTTCGTGCTTGCCGGTTTGCCGCAGACGGGATCGGCCCCGCCCGACGCCGGCCAGCCGGCCACCAGCCTGCCGGGCACCAGCCTGCCGGGCACCGCACAGTCCCCGGCGCCGGACGTCACAAACACGTCCGGCCTGCCGGAAGTGCGGGCCTCGGAACTTCCCGACGAAGCCCGCCGGACACTGGCGCTCATCGCCCGGGGCGGACCCTATCCCTACAACCGCGACGATGTCACTTTCGGCAATTTCGAGCGCATTCTTCCGCGGAAGTCCTCCGGCTATTACAAGGAATACACGGTCCCGACACCGGGTGAATCCGACCGCGGAGCACGCCGGATCGTGGCCGGAAAAGCGGGCGAGAAATATTACACCGCGGACCATTACAACTCGTTCACATTCATCATCGAAGGCAAATAA
- a CDS encoding barstar family protein: protein MKIYSADTWTIEELQALVADAGRRTVLIPAADTKRTVLETFAETLDFPEDYGVNLDALNDSLHDFADAVSDDGQAPITFIWEVPAVFRADRSFGVICEILQDAERYSGKNLAVIAVCL, encoded by the coding sequence ATGAAGATCTATTCCGCAGACACCTGGACCATCGAGGAACTGCAGGCCCTGGTGGCCGACGCCGGCCGGCGCACGGTGCTGATTCCCGCCGCTGACACCAAGCGGACTGTCCTCGAGACGTTCGCGGAGACGCTGGACTTCCCGGAGGACTACGGAGTGAACCTCGACGCCCTCAACGATTCCCTGCACGACTTCGCCGACGCGGTTTCCGACGACGGCCAGGCCCCGATCACGTTCATCTGGGAAGTCCCTGCCGTCTTCCGCGCCGACCGTTCCTTCGGCGTCATCTGCGAAATCCTGCAGGACGCCGAACGCTATTCCGGAAAGAACCTGGCCGTCATCGCCGTCTGCCTCTAA